From a single Deltaproteobacteria bacterium genomic region:
- a CDS encoding mechanosensitive ion channel family protein has product MAQILEGYWETFLVLVPKIAIALIILIIMVLIGAKISRLITKGASSRIDDPLLARFLGRLSKWSLIVAGIILGMFVLGLGGIAGGLIAGAGVSALIIGFAFKDIGENFLAGIILAFARPYNIGDKVETGDTFGIVKALDLRNTRIKTFDGKDVYVPNAMVVKTPLINYTRDGFLRYEFLIGIDYEDDVDNARKVIIEAISKVDGVLGEERAPVVYVEDLATSTINMRVFFWVDTFDYRKDDLEIKNDVMDEAKKALLENKITLPADILELKIYNEKLPIPIKLMRSKRGEREES; this is encoded by the coding sequence ATGGCTCAGATACTCGAGGGCTATTGGGAAACTTTCCTCGTATTGGTTCCCAAGATTGCGATCGCGCTGATTATCCTCATCATTATGGTTTTAATCGGCGCTAAAATCAGCCGTTTAATTACAAAAGGGGCTTCGTCTCGTATCGACGATCCTTTGCTGGCAAGATTTCTCGGAAGGCTGTCCAAGTGGTCGCTCATAGTAGCGGGAATTATCCTGGGTATGTTCGTGCTCGGTCTCGGGGGCATTGCCGGAGGTCTCATAGCCGGAGCGGGCGTGTCTGCTTTAATCATAGGCTTTGCCTTCAAGGATATCGGCGAGAATTTTCTGGCGGGGATTATACTTGCGTTCGCGAGGCCCTATAATATCGGTGACAAGGTAGAGACGGGGGATACCTTCGGAATAGTAAAAGCGCTTGACCTCAGAAACACCCGCATAAAGACATTTGATGGAAAGGATGTATATGTGCCCAATGCCATGGTAGTTAAGACACCTCTTATCAATTACACAAGGGACGGATTTTTAAGATACGAATTTTTGATCGGCATTGATTATGAGGACGATGTTGATAACGCGAGGAAGGTAATAATAGAAGCTATCAGTAAAGTTGACGGGGTATTGGGAGAAGAAAGGGCGCCTGTAGTCTACGTTGAAGATCTAGCCACGAGCACGATCAATATGCGCGTATTCTTTTGGGTCGATACTTTTGATTACAGGAAGGATGATCTCGAGATTAAGAATGACGTTATGGACGAGGCCAAGAAGGCTCTTTTAGAAAACAAGATAACCCTTCCGGCAGACATTCTGGAGCTCAAAATCTACAATGAAAAGCTTCCTATTCCGATAAAGTTGATGAGAAGCAAACGAGGGGAGCGGGAAGAATCGTGA
- a CDS encoding mechanosensitive ion channel family protein, producing MEPVNIILESATKMGESFLAHLPKILIALIVLFITWLIYRLVDRVLNSFFRRIRLRDSLSELFRKLSYIFIWLIGVMVAAVIIFPDFTPAKLLTVIGLSSIAIGFAFKDIFENFLAGILILLREPFQLRDFIECEGMEGFVEDINIRDTYIRRVDGQRIVIPNAMLFKNPVQVRTDLDLRRITVMCGVAYGEDVDESRAVIKEAVEGLDSVDNSREVQIFAQAFGASSIDFEVTWWTGSSPLEIRKSRDEVVAAVKGALDEAGIEIPFPYRTLTFKEPLETVFSKKNTETENDKEDKATEFASGGEKRPA from the coding sequence ATGGAACCTGTAAATATCATTCTGGAAAGCGCGACCAAGATGGGTGAAAGCTTTCTCGCCCACCTTCCAAAAATTCTCATAGCGCTAATCGTGCTTTTTATAACCTGGTTGATATACCGCCTGGTCGACCGGGTTCTGAACTCTTTTTTCAGGCGTATTAGGCTCCGCGACTCACTATCCGAATTATTCAGGAAACTTAGCTACATATTTATATGGCTTATTGGCGTCATGGTTGCTGCGGTGATCATTTTCCCCGATTTCACGCCGGCTAAGTTGCTGACTGTCATAGGTTTGAGTTCGATCGCGATAGGTTTTGCTTTCAAGGATATATTCGAGAACTTTCTCGCCGGAATACTGATACTGCTCCGAGAGCCTTTTCAATTGAGGGATTTCATAGAATGCGAGGGCATGGAAGGGTTTGTGGAAGACATCAACATTCGTGACACCTACATAAGAAGGGTCGACGGTCAGCGTATCGTAATACCGAACGCAATGTTGTTTAAAAACCCGGTGCAGGTCAGAACGGACCTTGATCTGAGGCGTATTACGGTAATGTGCGGAGTTGCCTACGGGGAGGATGTCGATGAGTCGAGGGCGGTAATAAAGGAGGCTGTCGAGGGCCTCGATAGTGTCGATAACAGCAGGGAAGTCCAGATATTCGCACAGGCCTTCGGCGCGAGCAGCATAGATTTTGAAGTTACATGGTGGACCGGTTCGAGTCCGCTCGAGATCAGAAAGTCCCGTGACGAAGTGGTGGCCGCGGTCAAAGGGGCGCTCGACGAAGCCGGAATCGAGATTCCGTTTCCTTATCGCACACTCACATTCAAGGAGCCTCTGGAGACGGTTTTCAGCAAAAAGAACACAGAAACTGAGAATGATAAAGAAGATAAAGCCACCGAATTTGCATCCGGCGGAGAGAAGAGACCGGCTTGA
- a CDS encoding FAD-dependent oxidoreductase, which translates to MKEVIVGKLEDFKDNEMKTVALDDSDDKVLISRIDGEFFAVSAFCTHYGAPLEKGILSDGRIVCPWHHACFNAKTGDLMEPPALDALVSYELKTQGDNLVLMLPEEFKGRRKPEMSKAEPSIDKRTFIIIGAGAAGYAAAQALRENGYKGRIIMISRENKLPYDRPNLSKEYLSGEAKEEWMPLRSEDFYDEYGIETVLGRKVVRLDGSTNTVRLDDGTELEYDKVLVATGGSARKLDAPGSGLENIFTLRSFSDADRIIDSAEKISRAAVIGASFIGMETAHNLTERGISVTVIGRESVPFEKVFGAEIGGMFKTEHENNGVTFKLERKVSEFKGNGKVERVILDNGDEVEAELVIVGIGVEPVTDFIQGLELDPDGGIKVDEAYRAAKNIYAAGDIASYPDMETGKHVRIEHWRTAEQEGIHAAVNMLENGIPSILVPFFWTAQAGLNFRYVGHAESWDYLITWGNVSNKDFITFFVSEGKVLAAGGNKRDREMAAIEELLRLGKMPNPDKLKNTSLNLLKLINK; encoded by the coding sequence ATGAAAGAAGTAATTGTTGGAAAACTGGAAGATTTTAAAGATAATGAAATGAAAACAGTTGCCCTGGATGACTCCGACGACAAGGTGCTGATAAGCCGAATCGACGGTGAATTCTTTGCCGTAAGCGCGTTCTGTACACACTACGGAGCTCCTCTCGAAAAGGGTATTTTGAGCGACGGCAGGATTGTATGTCCGTGGCACCATGCCTGTTTCAATGCGAAGACCGGGGATTTAATGGAGCCCCCCGCACTGGACGCGCTTGTCTCTTACGAACTGAAAACACAAGGCGATAATCTCGTTTTAATGCTCCCGGAGGAATTCAAGGGCAGGCGTAAACCCGAGATGTCAAAGGCGGAGCCCTCGATTGATAAAAGGACTTTTATTATAATCGGAGCCGGTGCAGCGGGCTACGCGGCGGCTCAGGCCCTCCGTGAAAACGGTTACAAGGGACGCATAATCATGATTTCACGTGAGAACAAGCTTCCCTATGATCGCCCCAATTTGAGCAAAGAGTATCTGAGCGGCGAAGCGAAAGAGGAATGGATGCCGCTCAGGTCCGAGGACTTCTACGATGAATACGGAATAGAAACGGTGCTTGGTCGCAAAGTCGTGAGGCTTGACGGCTCTACAAATACAGTCAGGCTCGATGACGGCACGGAGCTTGAATACGATAAGGTCCTAGTTGCGACAGGGGGCAGTGCAAGGAAGCTGGACGCTCCCGGCTCGGGGTTGGAAAACATATTTACACTGAGGAGTTTCAGCGATGCGGACAGGATAATTGACTCTGCCGAGAAAATCTCCAGAGCCGCTGTCATCGGGGCGAGTTTCATAGGCATGGAAACCGCGCACAATCTAACGGAGCGGGGTATCAGCGTGACGGTAATCGGAAGGGAATCGGTGCCTTTTGAAAAAGTTTTCGGAGCGGAGATAGGCGGTATGTTCAAAACCGAGCATGAAAATAACGGCGTAACTTTTAAGCTTGAGCGCAAAGTTTCGGAATTCAAAGGGAACGGCAAGGTTGAGAGAGTGATCCTGGACAACGGGGATGAGGTAGAGGCCGAGCTAGTAATAGTCGGAATAGGCGTCGAGCCCGTAACGGATTTCATACAAGGCCTCGAACTTGATCCGGACGGAGGTATAAAAGTGGACGAAGCCTACCGCGCGGCGAAAAATATATATGCGGCGGGGGATATAGCTTCCTATCCCGACATGGAAACCGGAAAACATGTCAGAATAGAACACTGGCGGACAGCCGAGCAGGAAGGCATACACGCCGCGGTTAACATGCTTGAAAACGGAATACCCTCGATCTTGGTTCCTTTTTTCTGGACCGCGCAGGCAGGGCTTAATTTCCGCTACGTCGGACACGCGGAATCCTGGGATTATCTCATAACCTGGGGAAACGTCTCCAATAAGGATTTTATTACCTTCTTCGTCAGCGAAGGCAAGGTCCTGGCCGCAGGCGGAAATAAGAGGGACCGGGAAATGGCGGCGATTGAAGAACTGCTGAGGCTGGGAAAAATGCCGAATCCCGATAAGCTCAAGAATACTTCGTTGAATTTACTAAAATTGATAAATAAGTAG